tagTGGGCTTCACATTgagatctgtgcacaatctgtgcacgctttgtctgtgtcaacagacttacgCATTTGGATGTGATGAGCCTTCTGGGTTCAAACTTTAGAGGACTCTTGTTATGAAAACAACGTACGATAGCTTCTAAACCCAGGGTCGCTGGAGAAGGGGCTCGACAGAGATGGGGTCGCGGGAACTGAGGTTGCCAGATATTAAGTGGCCGGAGAAGGGAGGGGTGAATCGGCTGGTGGGTTGATGGCTGGGAGAGACAGATTAGGGGTgagtttgaattaaaaagttgagtgacttatttttttgtctttattaaaaaaaaatttgcatttatttgttttgtgtcaaacttttgtgacttattgattcgtcccgaagagagaaatcaaaaaagtaaaaaattttgattgaaactcataattttttgaataaaaacaaaaataagtcaataagacaatattttttacttatctgtctctttttaaaaaaatgtgagtttcgatccatttttttttacttttttgatttctctaactgagacgaatcaataagtcatacaagtttgatgcaaaactaacaaatgcgaattatttttaaataaagacaaaaaaaaaagaagttgttatTCCACTTTTTATAAATCCAAATCACCCCAGGTGAGGTTGTTTGTGTACGTTTATTTAAGTGGTTTAATCTTAGCTCTTGATTTGTAAGGCTGAGatgaagtgtcaaaaattgtgtGGGTGAAACCGGCCTGAAAAAATATTGTCGTTATGAGTAAATAGTGACTTAAATTTCTGTGTTATCACTAAATCAAACAGAGGTTAGGGATAAAAAGTTTCTGTCACTAAGGTTATCCTTTTGTAACGACAGTGATCGCtactaaaagcaaaaaattgtCACTcgaacttttttttccctacaaAGTATGAAAATATTTATGTGACACACGGCAGACACATCATAGCCCACGCGGATGCCACATCATCGTCCATGTGATCGCCCCCAATATCACCCACCACAATCTCTTCCACACGGTGAAGTGTTTTGGCTTAAGTTGGAGCCGTTCGGAGCAGTTTGGGGCTATTTCGGAGCTATTTGAAGATGTCTAGAGCTGTTTGAAGTGTTTCAGAGCTGTCTAAAATGTTCATCCGGGCGAAAATCGATCTCGCCCGTGCTACCTGAAGTCAGTCCTCGCTCTCTGAATTTTTCGCCCGAGCGGTCGGGCATAAAACAGCTTCGTATATAAGCTGTTTTTAGGATTCTTAGCTTATCAAATTCACAGCATCTTTTTCTGTGAGAAGCAAGAGAGGAACTCTGAGATATCGCATCTATAGGcttttgggcattttttttcttccgtaTAGTTAACCCTCGACTGTCTGACAGCCCCTGGAGTAGGTATTTATTACTAAACCACAAAAAATCtttatgttctctctctctctctctctctctctctctctctctctctcctaatttcTATGGTTTGTTCAATTATATAGAATTTGCATGTGTTTTAGCGTCAAGGTATGGATTGTTCTCTTTTGCACCTGTCTATTATTGAGGATGACCGTGCTTGCATTCGCTCTCGGAGAGGGATTCGTGCTTCTGCCCAGAATATCTCAATTGGGACATCTTGGAGATTTCCTAGAAATGTTTTTGCCCCCCAAGTGTTTTGGGGAAGTAGTTGCAGTTGTTTTTTCTAGTTGTTGTTTGTTGGCCAGTTTTTTTTCCCTAGCTTGCAATTCCTTGTAAGGACTAGTTCCTTTGGTTTGTAGTTTGTTTGTGCTTATAAAGTTCCCAATTTacccccaaaatttttttttaaaccttttcattttttcagcttcttttatctttttccagcATGGAATCAGCTCTAATCCATGCTCAATCCTTCCATATCCCTTCAAATCTCATTTTGTGGACTCATATTGAGCTCCTAATCatgattcaaattgttcatcttgtcgaatttgtaaaaaaaaacaaagtctCTAAAAATTTGGTTTGATTAAATGTCCATAAAATAGATGGCGTACATATTTTGAACTTAACTCATTCACTATTTTTTCAAGTGcccctgcaaaaaatcatgAGCTCAATATATTATAAGATACATGTCAGTGCATGATCCggtcatataacttttcattcagattttaggatTTCggttgatagatctcaattagtactattaaacaaacttttcaaaatcaCTTAAAAATAGATTACAAGATAtgattaattgaaaagtgacacaaacttctgaaaaagactaaaaaattgGAATAGACGGAGTGCAAGTTAGAGTCTCCACcagacaaaatccaaatattTAGCACATGTCAATTTCAAGCACTGCCCGATTGGAGGATGGAGATCTCCATGGGCTTCCAATCTCTGCATTCATCAAGTACCGTGCAACTCTAACCGTCTTGATCGAAACGCTCTCATTACTTGCATTCACGTCAGCCACTTGAGATGACTGATGACGGAGGTAGTCCCTGACTAAGTGCCCAAGGaatagaagaaaacaaatagaGGAAGTGGCAGCTGAGAAGAGGAATAGGCCCCAAAAGTTTTGGAGGCTCAAGCTATCAATGTTCTCCGTCGTAGTTTCAGATTTTAAACACTCTTTGTCGGGAGTTAACCATTCCTCTTCTAGCATTTTAAGAGTCCCGTTCTCTGAGAGTTCGAGAATGGCTTTCGAGACATCAGCAGCTAATCCACAACCTTTTTGGAATATCTGCATAGGAGCACGAATGAAGATATTTGTATTAGAGGTTTGAGATGGTGGCTGCATTATACAAGTGCTAGCGATGATGAATCGATCAAGAGTACTTGAACGTAATTTCAGTTAGCTTAGCTTCTTTAATGAATGGTACTAGTTCACTGACTGAATATGCAATGGCGGTTGGAAGTTCCTCTTCCCTGATGAGGTTGCAACTCTGATCTCCCCCTTTTTActtatctcaaaaaaaaaaaaaaaagagaaaaaagaagtatAAAGAAAGTGTTGAGAACTCACAAAGCCAAATCCTCCAAATCTATATGTGGTTCCAACGATGCTAAATTTCCTGCAATTTCTATTGACAAAATCTTTGGCATAAGGGATCTCGAGGAACGCTGCTGAGATACTGCCCGTCTCAAATGCCCTGAGATACGCATCTTCGTCCCTGATGAGACTTACATTCTTGTAGTTAAGCACTCCTTCAACGTATTTCTTCATGAATGAACTTTCATCACACCCGACATTTGAATGGGACAGTAGTTTCGGTCGGAGTCGTGAGATCGTGAGCATTGACGTGAGGTTGGCGGTGTAGCTTTGCGTTAACACCAACGCTAGAAAAAGCCACACCACTACCACAATCCGGGCATAGTTGCTTTGAATCTTCTCTCCTGCACAATTATTACAggactttattttttatttttgaatcgTCTAGTTTTATAgactttcatttcaaaataaaacgATTCATGAAAGAGGTTTCTTCcttgaaaaagatatagaaaaTCGAGAATACCATTCAAGAACTATCTCACAAACACCCAGTTTGGatttatagaaaaaagaaagaatcatttgaaaattatacTAAGAGCAGTACTAGTAACGCAGCCATCCGAATTCAGGTTTAGaccatttaaaaaagaaagaaagaaagagatgtAGGTATCATCGGAGTCATCTGATGCATGACATTCCCATGAATACATGGTTTGGAACCCGAGTGCATGGGAAGACATCTTAATAATTTATGTTTAGAAGCTTGTGTAAGAAACATTATTCATAAAAAATGGCTATGCCAAACTTAATTATTGCACTCCTATATTGTACTTACTGTGAGCCAGGAAAAGTGAAGAGAAGGTGAACCAGAGAGCATTTCCGAGTTGGTCATTCCACGGGCCACTGAAATCTGGATTGGACCGATGTTCCACGAACCAAACTATGAACATGGTGTAGACCAAAACAGAGGCGGCAGCCAACCACATACCCAGAGTGAAAGGCTCCAGAAACATCCATGCCTTCTGACTGGGCTTCACCGGAACTACCATCGACAAGCCCGATTCCGTAAATGGCTCGGTGAATTCCACGTCCTTCCAACGTTCGGCTAATATCGTTATGTCGCCTACGGCAGCGCTATAAGTCTTCCATTTGTGATCCACGTGCATGTACACAAAGCATGTGTTAAACAATAAACGGAACGAGATGCGTGCACAAATCGTGTTTTGCAAAAgatgccgatcaaaaaaaaaaaaaacaaatcgtGTTTTGCAAAAGATGGTGCTAGGAAAATTGTCATGAAATTCAGTTGCTTCGATCGTTATTGGCAGTTTCTTTGATAGTTAAAGGGTAGTTTGGAAGAAATTTGCGAGCCAATGTAGAGAAAAAGAGGTCGGAGATAAATTTATTACCTTGTTAGCGACATTAGCGACTAGATCATCATATGCTCCGTTAAACTCCACAAATTCATAGTTAGTTACAGGATAACCCAATCTCTTCCAAACCTCTTCGAAAACTCGAACGCAAAAACCAGTGTAATTCTTCTCATTTGGATTCTGAGAACTCGAGGTTATCTTCACAAAGTTTTTGAAAGAGGCATTACCCGGAACTCCAATTATCAATTTCTGTGTCTTGTGTTCTGTACTACCACCTTCAACGACAGAGACTTGAGAGAGAATAACAAGGGATGATATGAGTAGTATTGGGATGAACAAAAAGATTGGTTTTGTGCTAGAGCGGAGCTGGAAAGGCATTTTGGGATTTAAAACAATAGCAAGTACCGTACGTCCGTCGTATTCATATGCTTTCTGATTTAATTATTGTACTTGTGGTTCGTGAGCTTCATCATTTATATATGCCCAAATGTGTTATTTGGAGAAGTCTGCctccctagagagagagagagagagagaggatgtgtGGAAATTCCTGATGGATTCTAAGGACTCACGGCATTTGAAGTTCTGCGCGTATGAAAAGTTCAAATGTTGAATAGTAATGCTCAAGAACCAAGTGCATGCAGGCTTTGAGTCAACCAAGACTTTAGCAAAACCCATGGTCTACACCATGTTGATAGAAATGATTAGGTTGATCGAAATGGGTATTAATTAACGggaaagtgctacaatacacaccatttatttggatgtgtaccatatgcacacTCATtgaaatacactaaaatgttatgatttctaaaatgttatgaatttattgctaaaaagttatgaatcatattgatgaaaagttacgaatttttagaataaaagttacgatacgaaataaaatgttatgaatgaccggtcctataagtaatttttttatgtggtggcacaatatgaaccacacaataagtgCATGTGGTATACACCTTAAAGaagtgtgtattgaagactttcccttaACAATCTAATGAATAGACTTAATTAAAGGACCTCATTCCTAAGTCGGGGAATTAAGATGGGACAAATTAAGGTACAAAGAGTTTGTAGACTTCCGTTGAATTAATCCCAATTACAAAAGACAGCAAAATCATTGTTTCGTCAAAGCTTCAACTACAAATTAACGGAACTAGTTCTGTTGACTTTTGGAGTTAATTTTTCAAGAATAATTTTACCAAGAAtggatttttttgttataattcaAATCCGGGCTAACATACTCACACGTCGACTAACCTTGGGAGACCAATCTTACCGCCTTTTTGTGATGATCTCAAATCCAGTGCCGGAGCCAGAATTTTAGTTGAGGGGGGCCGACGTAAGTAAATACTTTCATTTAGAAATATGCTCAGTATATCGTGTAGCTTTTGTAATACATTACCATATTGTATACgacattgttttatttttcggtCAACTATTACAACGATCATGTGTGATTATTTCCATCTacgaaaaaattgataaaatttTACATGACAATGtagaataattttaattttttgacaaGATCAAATTAAAACTTATTAAATTTATATACTACTTATATAAATACtaattttagtatatatttatactattaacaaaattctaaaattggGGGTGGCCGGTGCCCCTCGGGCCCCTACACACTTCTGCGTCTCTCAATTAAAATTAGAGCAAACTAAGCTCTATATAAATTGGCATCAAATGAGTTAATAACACCTCagaggattttgattttgagatCTTAGACGGAATGATCACTAGGTCAAAGGTTCTGAATATTCGCATGCACACTAGCTATCTTCCAAATGTAATTGCCTCATCAAAGAATTGAAATTGCGTCACTTCTCTGATATTCTAGTCTTCAGTCTTACACATTGCACTGAATTTTCTTAGCTCGGTTTAATTCCTTATGGCTTCCAGACAACACGACTTTGAATAAGAAATTTTAGTAAttaagagagagatggaaattATGAGATTCTATTCAAACTTCGAAGCCAAGTCGACAAAGAATCCAAAAAGCTTTCAGACGTACCAACGACTAGGTGTAATTGTGGAGAACAagtcttcttctcttttttttttttatcagcgagAACAAGTCATTAATCCTCAGGAAATGTCAGGCCCGATCGAGTAGACAAGATGTCATATGGAGgataaatttttcagtgccgagcaggTATATTCCACGTGGTACTTCGCTCGACACTCTTGAGCCGTCCgatgcacttttggacggctcaaattgaaactttctctctcttctcacccctcctctttctttctcctttttctctctctaaattttagCCATCCAAAATTAAAATAGACAGCCTAGATACATCGAGCGgctgaaaattttctccatatGGAGTATAGGACTGGCCAACTGGGACTGGTATAGCTAGTCTCACCAATGCATGATCACTTTAGATACATAAGAGCATGTCCATCAGTCACACCAAATTTTTAGGAGGCCGGGGAGCTGTTGTCCCTTTAAGGGGCAGCAGCTTGCTGTCCCGGCTGATCGGGACTCGCTCCGGTCTTGCTTCGGTAATCAGTAACGTTCAATTTGTAAAGCTCAACAAGTAAAACAAATATATTAGAAATTAGCTCgttcggatatcattaagtaactgatcggaacacatataacttgacaATAATGAGTtccagtggatttgatccagtgtttcggattcaTTATTTTCAAGATAAAGATGTTCCGATAAGGCACTTAATGATGTTcaattaagttaattttttgatacACTTGTTCTACTCAACGAGCTATATGAAGTGAACATTTCTAATCATCGAAGTAAGGCCGGAGTGAGCCCCGCTCGACCGGGACA
The sequence above is a segment of the Rhododendron vialii isolate Sample 1 chromosome 13a, ASM3025357v1 genome. Coding sequences within it:
- the LOC131313291 gene encoding glutamate receptor 2.8-like, which codes for MPFQLRSSTKPIFLFIPILLISSLVILSQVSVVEGGSTEHKTQKLIIGVPGNASFKNFVKITSSSQNPNEKNYTGFCVRVFEEVWKRLGYPVTNYEFVEFNGAYDDLVANVANKTYSAAVGDITILAERWKDVEFTEPFTESGLSMVVPVKPSQKAWMFLEPFTLGMWLAAASVLVYTMFIVWFVEHRSNPDFSGPWNDQLGNALWFTFSSLFLAHREKIQSNYARIVVVVWLFLALVLTQSYTANLTSMLTISRLRPKLLSHSNVGCDESSFMKKYVEGVLNYKNVSLIRDEDAYLRAFETGSISAAFLEIPYAKDFVNRNCRKFSIVGTTYRFGGFGFIFQKGCGLAADVSKAILELSENGTLKMLEEEWLTPDKECLKSETTTENIDSLSLQNFWGLFLFSAATSSICFLLFLGHLVRDYLRHQSSQVADVNASNESVSIKTVRVARYLMNAEIGSPWRSPSSNRAVLEIDMC